In Verrucomicrobiota bacterium, a single genomic region encodes these proteins:
- a CDS encoding JAB domain-containing protein, producing the protein MSLKEGGENPRIKDLPDGERPRERLARLGSDALRNSELLAILLRTGLRGQSAVQLGDALLVKFGTLDALARSSLEDLQSVRGIGRDKAVALKSAFTLARRLVQEQGGEPPLLDTPASIADWLREENRGYEVEHFQIVMLNTRRRLIRVEKISQGTLDTILVHPREVFRAAILAQASAVVLVHNHPSGDPTPSEADIRVTRDLIRAGQLLKIEVLDHVILGRRTEGKARDWISLRELGYFYA; encoded by the coding sequence TGTCGCTCAAGGAGGGGGGCGAGAATCCGCGCATCAAGGATTTACCGGACGGCGAACGTCCGCGGGAAAGGCTGGCGCGATTGGGCTCCGATGCCCTGAGGAACTCGGAGTTGCTGGCGATTTTGCTTCGCACGGGCTTGCGGGGCCAGTCGGCTGTGCAACTGGGTGACGCGCTGCTGGTCAAGTTCGGCACGTTGGACGCCCTGGCCCGGTCGTCGCTGGAGGATTTGCAATCGGTTCGCGGAATCGGGCGGGACAAAGCGGTGGCCCTGAAAAGCGCTTTCACCCTGGCCCGCCGGCTGGTCCAAGAGCAGGGCGGTGAACCGCCGTTGCTGGACACGCCGGCCAGCATTGCGGACTGGCTGCGGGAGGAGAATCGCGGTTACGAGGTGGAGCATTTCCAGATCGTGATGTTGAATACGAGGCGGCGGCTGATCCGCGTGGAAAAAATATCGCAGGGCACTTTGGATACCATCCTCGTTCATCCGCGCGAAGTCTTTCGGGCGGCCATCCTGGCCCAGGCCTCGGCGGTCGTGCTGGTGCACAATCATCCGAGCGGGGATCCGACGCCGTCCGAGGCGGACATCCGGGTGACGCGGGATTTGATCCGGGCGGGGCAATTGCTGAAGATCGAGGTGCTGGACCATGTGATTCTGGGGCGGCGGACCGAAGGCAAGGCGAGGGATTGGATTTCGCTGCGGGAGCTCGGCTATTTCTATGCGTGA